A genomic window from Camelus ferus isolate YT-003-E chromosome 9, BCGSAC_Cfer_1.0, whole genome shotgun sequence includes:
- the SCAF1 gene encoding LOW QUALITY PROTEIN: splicing factor, arginine/serine-rich 19 (The sequence of the model RefSeq protein was modified relative to this genomic sequence to represent the inferred CDS: deleted 1 base in 1 codon): MEEEDESRGKTEESGEDRGDGPPDRDPALSPSAFILRAIQQAVGSSLQGDLPKDKDGSRCRGLRWRRCRSPRSESRSQESGGADTATVLDVAADGLLTGLVSILDPPDTWVPSHLDLRPGESEDMLELVAEVRIGDRDPIPLPVPSLLPRLRAWRTGKTVSPQSHSSRPTCARQLLTLGTGDGGPAPPPAPSSASSSPSPSPSSSSPSPPPPPPPPAPPAPPAPRFDIYDPFHPTDEAYSPPPAPEQKYDPFEPTGSNPSSSAGTPSPEEEEEEEEEEEEEEEEEEEEEEALSQSISRISETLAGIYDDNSLSQDFPGDESPGPDPQPLQPAPAPGTPPQADSTRADGTTRRRVFVVGTEAEACREGKVSVEVVTAGGAALPPPLLPPGDSEIEEGEIVQPEEEPRVALSLFRASGRAARPPPAAPAPAAVQPPPPPPAPRAPEGDDFLSLHAESDGEGALQVDLGEPAPAPPAADTRWGGLDLRRKILTQRRERYRQRSPSPAAANANANAAPAGPPIRKKSRRERKRSGGEAKEAASSSSASQPVPPAPASPWDSKKHRSRDRKPGSHASSSTRRRSRSRSRSARRRSRSTDRRRGGSRRSRSREKRRRRRRSASPPPATSSSSSSRRERHRGKHRDGGGSKKKKKRSRSRGEKRTGDSEKAPAPAPPPSGSTSLGGERDSRRRGAVPPSIQDLTDHDLFAIKRTITVGRPDKPDPRGPSPAPTSSPKREVLYDSEGLSAEERGGKSSEKDRRRSGAASSSSSSREKGSRRKALDGGDRDRDRDRDRDRDRSSKKARPPKELAPSSGPPPKPPVSSGSGSSSSSSSSSSRKVKLQSKVAVLIREGVSSTTPAKEATSASLGSIGVKFSRDRESRSPFLKPDERAPAEVAKAAQGSTKPKKTKVKAKAGAKKAKGTKGKTKPSKTRKKLRSGGNSGGSSGPVTLKKSKADSCSQAAGAKGAEETSWSGEERAAKAPSTPPPKAAPPPPALTPDSQTVDSSCKTPEVSFLPEEATEEAGVRGGVEEEEEEEEEEEEEEEEEEQQPATTTATSTAAAAPSTAPSAGSTAGDSGAEDGPAPRVSQLPTLPPPMPWNLPAGVDCTTSGVLALTALLFKMEEANLASRAKAQELIQATNQILSHRKPPSSLGVTPAPVPTSLGLPPGPSSYLLPGSLPLGGCGSTPPTPTGLAAASDKREGSSSSEGRGDTDKYLKKLHTQERAVEEVKLAIKPYYQKKDITKEEYKDILRKAVHKICHSKSGEINPVKVSNLVRAYVQRYRYFRKHGRKPGDPPGPPRPPKEPGPPDKGGPGLPLPPL; encoded by the exons ATGGAGGAAGAAGATGAGTCTCGAGGGAAGACAGAGGAGTCAGGCGAGGATCGGGGTGACGGTCCGCCAGACAGAGACCCTGCGCTTTCTCCTTCTGCTTTTATCTTG CGGGCCATTCAGCAGGCTGTGGGAAGTTCCTTGCAGGGGGATCTGCCAAAGGATAAAG ATGGCTCTCGGTGTCGTGGCCTTCGATGGAGGCGCTGCCGGAGCCCACGGTCAGAGTCCCGTTCCCAGGAATCAGGGGGTGCTGACACGGCTACT GTGTTGGACGTGGCTGCGGACGGCCTCCTCACAGGTCTGGTGAGCATCCTGGATCCCCCAGATACCTGGGTTCCCAGCCACCTGGACCTGCGGCCTGGCGA GAGCGAGGACATGCTGGAGCTGGTGGCCGAGGTCCGAATTGGGGACAGGGATCCAATCCCTCTTCCCGTGCCCAGCCTGCTGCCCCGTCTCAGGGCCTGGAGGACGGGCAAAACAG TTTCTCCGCAGTCTCACTCTTCTCGACCTACCTGTGCCCGCCAACTCCTCACCTTAGGCACCGGAGACgggggccctgccccaccccctgccccctcctctgcatcctcctcgccttccccttccccctcatcatcctccccttccccgcctcccccaccaccacctccggctcccccagcccctccggCCCCCAGGTTCGATATCTATGACCCCTTCCACCCCACCGACGAGGCCTATTCCCCACCGCCCGCTCCGGAGCAGAAGTACGACCCCTTTGAGCCCACTGGCTCCAACCCTAGCTCATCAGCGGGGACCCCCTCacctgaggaggaggaagaggaagaagaggaggaggaagaggaggaagaggaggaagaagaagaggaggaagcccTGTCCCAGAGCATCAGCCGCATCTCGGAGACCCTAGCAGGCATCTACGATGACAACAGCCTGAGCCAGGACTTCCCAGGTGACGAGAGCCCCGGCCCGGacccccagcctctgcagccagcTCCTGCCCCTGGAACACCACCCCAGGCCGACTCCACCCGCGCCGACGGAACCACCCGCCGGCGTGTGTTTGTGGTGGGGACTGAGGCGGAGGCCTGTCGGGAAGGCAAAGTCTCCGTGGAGGTGGTGACCGCCGGTGGAGCCGCCCTCCCGCCCCCACTGCTGCCACCTGGAGACTCAGAGATTGAGGAGGGCGAGATTGTCCAGCCCgaggaggagcccagggtggcGCTCTCCCTCTTCCGGGCCAGCGGCCGGGCCGCCCGTCCCCCTCCCGCGGCCCCAGCCCCCGCAGCAgtccagcccccgcccccgccgcccgctcCCCGGGCCCCGGAGGGAGACGACTTCTTGTCTCTGCACGCTGAGTCAGATGGCGAGGGCGCCCTGCAGGTGGACCTCGGGGAGCCGGCCCCCGCTCCGCCCGCGGCCGACACTCGCTGGGGCGGCCTGGACCTGCGCCGCAAGATCCTGACCCAGCGGCGGGAGCGCTACCGCCAACGCTCGCCCTCCCCAGCCGCAGCCAATGCCAACGCCAATGCCGCCCCCGCCGGCCCACCCATCCGCAAGAAGTCGAGGCGGGAGCGCAAGCGGAGCGGG GGCGAGGCCAAGGAGGCTGCCTCATCCTCTTCTGCCTCGCAGCCCGTCCCGCCGGCCCCGGCTTCCCCCTGGGACTCCAAGAAGCACCGCTCCCGGGACCGCAAGCCGGGCTCCCATGCCTCGTCGTCCACTCGTCGCCGCTCCCGCTCCCGCTCTCGCTCTGCCCGCCGCCGCTCGCGGAGCACCGATCGGCGCCGCGGGGGAAGCCGCCGCTCGCGGTCGCGGGAGAAAAGGCGGCGTCGGCGGCGCTCGGCTTCCCCTCCCCCGGCCACCTCCTCGTCGTCGTCCTCCAGGCGCGAGCGGCACCGCGGCAAGCACCGGGATGGTGGCGgcagcaagaagaagaaaaagcggTCGCGGTCCCGGGGTGAGAAGCGGACTGGGGACAGTGAGaaggcccctgccccagccccaccaccctccGGTTCCACCTCCTTGGGCGGAGAACGCGACAGCCGCCGCCGTGGAGCCGTGCCGCCCTCCATCCAGGACCTCACGGACCACGATCTCTTCGCCATCAAGCGGACCATCACCGTGGGCCGGCCGGACAAGCCTGACCCCCGAGGCCCCTCACCGGCCCCCACCTCGTCGCCTAAGCGCGAGGTCCTATACGACTCAGAGGGACTGAGCGCCGAGGAGCGGGGAGGCAAGAGCAGTGAGAAGGACCGGCGCCGCTctggggctgcctcctcctcctcttcctcccggGAGAAGGGATCCCGGCGGAAGGCGCTGGATGGTGGGGATCgggacagagacagggacagagataGGGACAGGGACAGGTCATCCAAGAAGGCCCGGCCCCCCAAGGAGTTGGCGCCCTCCTCAGGGCCCCCGCCAAAGCCACCCGTCAGCAGTGGCTCAGGCTCCtcatcctcctcatcctcctcttcctcccggAAGGTGAAACTGCAGTCCAAGGTGGCGGTGCTGATCCGAGAAGGCGTCAGCAGCACCACACCGGCCAAGGAGGCCACGTCTGCCAGCTTGGGCTCCATCGGAGTCAAGTTCAGCCGAGACCGAGAGAGCCGCTCTCCCTTCCTCAAGCCGGACGAGCGGGCCCCTGCTGAGGTGGCCAAAGCAGCTCAGGGCAGCACCAAACCCAAAAAGACCAAGGTGAAGGCCAAGGCTGGGGCCAAGAAAGCCAAGGGGACCAAGGGAAAGACCAAGCCATCCAAGACCAGGAAAAAGCTCCGCAGTGGGGGCAACAGTGGGGGTAGCAGCGGCCCTGTGACACTGAAGAAGTCCAAGGCGGATAGCTGCAGCCAGGCTGCGGGAGCCAAGGGGGCTGAGGAGACTTCCTGGTCCGGGGAGGAGCGGGCAGCCAAGGCCCCGAGCACCCCGCCCCCCAAGGCAGCCCCTCCACCCCCGGCACTCACGCCGGACTCACAGACTGTGGATAGCAGCTGCAAGACGCCTGAGGTCTCCTTCCTGCCAGAGGAGGCCACTGAGGAGGCTGGGGTCcgaggtggggtggaggaggaggaagaggaagaagaggaggaggaagaagaggaggaggaggaggaacagcagcccgccaccaccactgccaccagcaCGGCTGCAGCCGCTCCCAGCACGGCCCCTAGTGCGGGGTCCACAGCTGGTGACTCAGGGGCAGAGGATGGGCCAGCTCCCCGTGTCTCCCAGCTGCCCACACTGCCCCCGCCCATGCCCTGGAACCTGCCTGCTGGTGTGGACTGTACTACCAGTGGTGTCCTGGCCT TGACCGCACTTCTCTTCAAGATGGAAGAAGCCAATCTGGCAAGCCGAGCAAAGGCCCAGGAGCTGATCCAGGCCACCAACCAG ATCCTCAGCCACAGGAAGCCACCTTCAAGTCTGGGGGTGACGCCAGCTCCTGTACCCACCTCTCTGGgtctgcccccaggcccctccagctACCTGCTCCCTGGCAGCCTCCCCCTGGGGGGCTGTGGCtctacccctcccacccccaccggGCTGGCTGCGGCGTCTGACAAGAGAGAGGGCAGCAGCAGCTCCGAGGGACGTGGGGACACAGACAAG TATCTGAAGAAGCTGCACACACAGGAGCGGGCAGTGGAGGAGGTGAAGCTGGCCATCAAGCCGTATTATCAGAAGAAGGACATCACCAAGGAGGAGTACAAGGATATCCTGAGGAAGGCCGTCCACAag ATCTGCCACAGCAAAAGTGGGGAGATCAACCCGGTGAAGGTGAGCAACCTGGTGCGCGCCTACGTCCAACGCTACCGCTACTTCCGCAAGCACGGCCGCAAGCCTGGGGACCCCCCCGGGCCCCCACGGCCACCCAAGGAGCCGGGGCCCCCTGACAAGGGCGGCCctggcctgcccctgccccctctctGA
- the IRF3 gene encoding interferon regulatory factor 3 isoform X1, with protein MGTQKPRILPWLVSQLDHGQLEGVAWLDESRTRFRIPWKHGLRQDAQQEDFGIFQAWAEASGAYTPGKDKPDLPTWKRNFRSALNRKEVLRLADDRSKDPHDPHKIYEFVTSGIGDFVEPDTCLDTNSRSSTSDTQEDSLEKLLSSVDLAPDGGPSGLTVAPAHPPQLLLSPNFDIPAPCPNSGLLENPLKHLLVSEEDWEFEVTAFYRGCQVFQQTIFCQGGLRLVGSETGDRTLPGQPIRLPDPAVSLTDRGVIDYVRRVLSCLGGGLALGRAGQWLWAQRLGHCHVYWAVGEELLPDSGHKPDGEVPKDTEGGVFNLGPFIADLIAFIEGSRRSPRYTLWFCVGQSWPQDQSWIKRLVMVKVVPMCLRALLDMARAGGASSLENTVDLHISNSHPLSLTSDQYKAYLQDLVEDMDMDF; from the exons ATGGGAACCCAAAAACCTCGGATCCTGCCCTGGCTGGTATCGCAACTGGACCACGGGCAACTGGAGGGCGTGGCCTGGCTTGACGAGAGCCGCACGCGCTTCCGCATCCCTTGGAAGCATGGCCTGCGGCAGGATGCCCAGCAGGAGGACTTCGGGATTTTCCAG GCCTGGGCCGAGGCCAGTGGTGCCTACACTCCTGGAAAGGATAAGCCCGACCTGCCCACCTGGAAGAGGAATTTCCGGTCCGCCCTGAACCGTAAGGAAGTGCTGCGTTTAGCGGATGACCGGAGCAAGGACCCCCACGACCCGCATAAAATCTATGAGTTTGTGACCTCAG GAATTGGGGACTTTGTTGAGCCAGACACCTGTCTAGACACCAACAGCAGATCCAGTACCTCTGATACCCAG GAAGACAGTCTGGAGAAGTTACTGAGTAGTGTGGACTTGGCCCCAGATGGAGGTCCCTCAGGCCTGACTGTGGCCCCTGCTCACCCACCCCAGCTCTTGCTGAGCCCCAACTTCGACATCCCTGCTCCTTGCCCAAATTCTGGTCTCCTTGAAAACCCCCTGAAGCACCTGTTGGTAAGCGAGGAAG actgggagtttgaggtgACCGCCTTCTACCGGGGCTGCCAAGTCTTCCAGCAGACTATCTTCTGCCAGGGGGGTCTGCGGCTGGTGGGATCAGAAACAGGGGACAGGACACTGCCTGGGCAGCCAATAAGACTGCCAGACCCTGCGGTGTCCCTGACAGATAGGGGTGTGATAGACTATGTGAGGCGTGTACTGAGCTGCCTGGGTGGGGGACTggctctggggagggcagggcagtggcTCTGGGCCCAGAGGCTGGGACACTGCCATGTGTACTGGGCCGTGGGCGAGGAACTCCTCCCCGACAGTGGTCACAAGCCTGATGGTGAGGTCCCCAAGGACACAGAAGGAGGCGTGTTCAACCTGGGGCCCTTCATAGCAG ATCTGATTGCCTTCATCGAAGGAAGCAGGCGCTCACCACGCTACACCCTCTGGTTCTGTGTGGGGCAGTCGTGGCCCCAGGACCAATCATGGATCAAGAGACTTGTAATGGTCAAG GTTGTGCCCATGTGCCTCAGGGCCCTGCTAGATATGGCACGGGCAGGGGGTGCCTCCTCCCTGGAGAACACTGTGGACCTGCACATTTCCAACAGCCACCCGCTCTCCCTCACCTCAGACCAGTACAAGGCCTACCTCCAGGACCTGGTGGAGGACATGGACATGGACTTCTAG
- the IRF3 gene encoding interferon regulatory factor 3 isoform X2, which produces MGTQKPRILPWLVSQLDHGQLEGVAWLDESRTRFRIPWKHGLRQDAQQEDFGIFQAWAEASGAYTPGKDKPDLPTWKRNFRSALNRKEVLRLADDRSKDPHDPHKIYEFVTSGIGDFVEPDTCLDTNSRSSTSDTQEDSLEKLLSSVDLAPDGGPSGLTVAPAHPPQLLLSPNFDIPAPCPNSGLLENPLKHLLVSEEDLIAFIEGSRRSPRYTLWFCVGQSWPQDQSWIKRLVMVKVVPMCLRALLDMARAGGASSLENTVDLHISNSHPLSLTSDQYKAYLQDLVEDMDMDF; this is translated from the exons ATGGGAACCCAAAAACCTCGGATCCTGCCCTGGCTGGTATCGCAACTGGACCACGGGCAACTGGAGGGCGTGGCCTGGCTTGACGAGAGCCGCACGCGCTTCCGCATCCCTTGGAAGCATGGCCTGCGGCAGGATGCCCAGCAGGAGGACTTCGGGATTTTCCAG GCCTGGGCCGAGGCCAGTGGTGCCTACACTCCTGGAAAGGATAAGCCCGACCTGCCCACCTGGAAGAGGAATTTCCGGTCCGCCCTGAACCGTAAGGAAGTGCTGCGTTTAGCGGATGACCGGAGCAAGGACCCCCACGACCCGCATAAAATCTATGAGTTTGTGACCTCAG GAATTGGGGACTTTGTTGAGCCAGACACCTGTCTAGACACCAACAGCAGATCCAGTACCTCTGATACCCAG GAAGACAGTCTGGAGAAGTTACTGAGTAGTGTGGACTTGGCCCCAGATGGAGGTCCCTCAGGCCTGACTGTGGCCCCTGCTCACCCACCCCAGCTCTTGCTGAGCCCCAACTTCGACATCCCTGCTCCTTGCCCAAATTCTGGTCTCCTTGAAAACCCCCTGAAGCACCTGTTGGTAAGCGAGGAAG ATCTGATTGCCTTCATCGAAGGAAGCAGGCGCTCACCACGCTACACCCTCTGGTTCTGTGTGGGGCAGTCGTGGCCCCAGGACCAATCATGGATCAAGAGACTTGTAATGGTCAAG GTTGTGCCCATGTGCCTCAGGGCCCTGCTAGATATGGCACGGGCAGGGGGTGCCTCCTCCCTGGAGAACACTGTGGACCTGCACATTTCCAACAGCCACCCGCTCTCCCTCACCTCAGACCAGTACAAGGCCTACCTCCAGGACCTGGTGGAGGACATGGACATGGACTTCTAG
- the RRAS gene encoding ras-related protein R-Ras, with the protein MSSGAASGTGRGRPRGGGPGPGDPPPSETHKLVVVGGGGVGKSALTIQFIQSYFVSDYDPTIEDSYTKICTVDGVPARLDILDTAGQEEFGAMREQYMRAGHGFLLVFAINDRQSFNEVSKLFTQILRVKDRDDFPIVLVGNKADLETQRQVPRSEASAFSASHHVAYFEASAKLRLNVDEAFEQLVRAVRKYQEQELPPSPPSAPRKKDGGCPCVLL; encoded by the exons ATGAGCAGCGGGGCGGCGTCCGGGACGGGGCGGGGGCGGCCCCGGGGCGGGGGGCCGGGGCCCGGGGACCCCCCACCCAGCGAGACACACAAGCTGGTGGTCGTGGGCGGCGGCGGCGTGGGCAAGAGCGCGCTGACCATCCAGTTCATCCAG TCCTACTTCGTGTCTGACTACGATCCCACTATTGAAGACTCCTACACGAAGATCTGCACAGTGGATGGCGTCCCGGCCCGGCTTGACa TCCTGGACACCGCAGGCCAGGAGGAGTTTGGTGCCATGAGGGAGCAGTACATGCGCGCGGGCCACGGCTTCCTGCTGGTGTTTGCCATTAATGACCGGCAGAG TTTCAACGAGGTGAGCAAGCTCTTCACACAGATCCTCAGAGTCAAGGACCGAGATGACTTCCCCATCGTGTTAGTCGGGAACAAGGCAGATCTGGAGACACAACGCCAG GTTCCCCGATCGGAAGCCTCCGCCTTCAGCGCCTCCCACCATGTGGCCTACTTTGAGGCGTCGGCCAAACTGCGCCTCAACGTGGATGAGGCCTTCGAGCAGCTGGTGCGGGCAGTCCG GAAGTACCAGGAACAAGAGCTCCCGCCCAGTCCCCCCAGCGCCCCCAGGAAGAAGGATGGGGGCTGCCCCTGCGTCCTCCTGTAG
- the BCL2L12 gene encoding bcl-2-like protein 12 yields MPFLGLPTTGMLGTSHANKAGTSAPPSTSGPSPTQPSAQARESSLEKGKFIQIQRRRRRRRRPGPAPFLTGGPMAGSEELGLREDTLRVLAAFLRRGEAPGSPIPTPSRSPTQEEPTDFLSRLRRCLPCSLGRGAVPPESPRPCSLPLRPCYGSEPGPATPDFYALVAQRLEQLVQEQLKSPPSPELQGPPPTEKEALLRKLVALLEEEAEVINQKLASDPALRRKLARLSAGSFSRLVELFSSREASPRPSQARPSLPCPGPPPPSPEPLARLALAMELSRRVAGLGGTLTGLSVEHVHSFAPWIQAHGGWEGILAASPVDLNLPLD; encoded by the exons ATGCCTTTTTTAGGCCTTCCTACTACAGGCATGCTGGGAACGTCACATGCAAATAAGGCGGGAACCAGCGCTCCGCCCTCAACCTCTGGGCCGTCACCAACCCAGCCCAGTGCGCAGGCGCGGGAAAGTTCACTTGAGAAAGGAAAGTTTATACAAATTCAAAGGAgaaggaggcggcggcggcgaccgGGACCAG CTCCCTTTCTCACAGGTGGCCCCATGGCAGGCTCGGAAGAGCTGGGGCTCCGGGAGGACACGCTGAGGGTCCTAGCTGCCTTCCTTAGGCGGGGTGAGGCTCCTGGGTCTCCCATTCCGACCCCATCCAG GAGCCCTACCCAGGAGGAGCCAACAGATTTCCTGAGCCGCCTTCGAAGATGtcttccctgctccctggggcGTGGAGCAGTTCCCCCTGAGTCCCCTcggccctgctccctgcccctccgGCCCTGCTATGGTTCAGAGCCTG GTCCAGCTACTCCAGACTTCTATGCCCTCGTGGCCCAGCGACTGGAACAGCTGGTCCAAGAGCAACTGAAATCCCCACCTAGCCCGG aaTTACAGGGTCCACCACCCACAGAGAAGGAAGCCCTGCTGCGGAAGCTGGTGGCcttgctggaggaggaggcagaagtcaTCAACCAGAAG CTGGCCTCTGACCCGGCCCTGCGGCGCAAGCTGGCCCGCCTCTCCGCCGGCTCCTTCAGCCGCCTAGTGGAGCTCTTCTCTAGCCGTGAGGCCAGCCCTCGCCCAAGCCAAGCACGCCCCTCGTTGCCGTGCCCCGGGCCCCCGCCGCCTTCCCCGGAGCCCCTGGCCCGCCTGGCCTTGGCCATGGAGCTGAGCCGGCGCGTGGCCGGGCTGGGGGGCACCCTGACCGGACTCAGTGTAGAGCACGTGCACAGCTTCGCGCCCTGGATCCAGGCCCACGGGGGCTGG GAGGGCATCCTGGCAGCATCACCCGTGGACTTGAACTTACCCTTGGACTGA